From the genome of Methylomonas sp. UP202, one region includes:
- a CDS encoding RNA polymerase factor sigma-54, whose amino-acid sequence MKQSLQLRIGQSLTMTPQLQQAIKLLQMSTLDLQQEIQQALESNMMLEVEEEESLNLDFREKKAENPDQVTSEGSQTDMPDELPVDVSWDDVYESSLPSGGDDGDTPEFESFRSKSESLHDHLFWQLELLPISDRDYAIAAAIIDAINDDGYIATDLNDICQGLQEQLDNLEIDEVQAVLHMLQNFDPVGVAALDLADCLRLQLLQLPATTPYREDALDFVKRHLDLLATCDQARLIKRVGMTEDVLRGVLALIRTLDPKPGGQVQEVSVEYVVPDVFVAKVAGAWQVNLNPEIAPKLRINPFYSGMIKRADNSQDNVSMKNHLQEARWFIKSLHSRNDTLLRVARSIVEKQGDFFEHGAIAMKPMVLRDIAEELELHESTISRVTTQKYMHTPHGVIEFKYFFSSHVSTDGGGECSATAIRALIKELVGSENPAKPLSDSKISDLLNEKGINVARRTIAKYREAMSIPPTSQRKRLI is encoded by the coding sequence ATGAAGCAATCCTTACAACTCCGTATCGGTCAGAGTCTGACGATGACGCCGCAATTGCAGCAGGCGATCAAATTGTTGCAGATGTCGACCCTGGATTTGCAGCAGGAAATCCAGCAGGCGCTTGAATCCAATATGATGCTGGAGGTGGAAGAGGAAGAGTCGCTGAATTTGGATTTTCGAGAAAAGAAAGCCGAAAACCCCGATCAAGTCACCAGCGAGGGGTCGCAAACCGACATGCCGGACGAATTGCCGGTCGACGTCAGCTGGGACGATGTTTACGAAAGCAGTTTGCCCAGTGGCGGAGACGACGGCGACACGCCGGAATTCGAAAGCTTCCGCAGTAAGTCCGAAAGTCTGCACGATCATTTATTCTGGCAATTGGAGTTGCTGCCCATCTCCGACCGCGACTACGCGATCGCGGCGGCGATTATCGATGCCATCAACGACGACGGTTACATCGCCACCGATCTGAACGACATTTGTCAGGGCTTGCAGGAGCAGCTCGACAACCTGGAAATCGACGAGGTTCAGGCCGTGTTGCACATGCTGCAGAATTTCGACCCGGTCGGCGTGGCGGCTTTGGACTTGGCCGATTGCCTGCGTTTGCAGTTGCTGCAGTTGCCGGCGACGACACCCTACCGTGAGGATGCGCTGGATTTTGTTAAGCGGCATCTGGATTTACTGGCGACTTGCGATCAAGCCCGCTTGATCAAGCGCGTCGGTATGACCGAGGACGTGTTGCGGGGCGTGTTGGCCTTGATCCGCACCTTGGACCCCAAGCCTGGCGGTCAAGTCCAGGAAGTCAGCGTCGAATACGTGGTGCCCGATGTGTTCGTCGCGAAGGTAGCCGGGGCGTGGCAAGTCAATCTGAATCCGGAAATCGCTCCCAAATTGCGAATTAATCCGTTTTATTCCGGAATGATCAAGCGGGCCGACAACAGCCAGGACAACGTCAGCATGAAAAACCATCTGCAGGAAGCGCGCTGGTTTATCAAAAGCCTGCACAGCCGCAACGACACCTTGTTGCGGGTCGCGCGCAGCATCGTCGAAAAGCAGGGCGATTTTTTCGAGCACGGCGCGATCGCGATGAAGCCGATGGTATTGCGGGATATCGCCGAGGAACTGGAACTTCACGAGTCGACGATTTCCAGGGTCACCACCCAAAAATACATGCACACGCCGCACGGCGTCATCGAATTCAAATACTTCTTCTCCAGCCATGTCAGTACCGATGGCGGCGGAGAATGTTCGGCGACCGCGATTCGGGCGCTGATCAAAGAATTGGTCGGTTCCGAAAACCCGGCCAAGCCATTAAGCGATAGTAAAATATCCGACTTATTGAATGAAAAAGGCATCAACGTCGCCCGCCGCACCATTGCCAAATACCGGGAAGCGATGTCGATACCGCCAACCAGCCAGCGGAAAAGGCTTATCTGA
- the lptB gene encoding LPS export ABC transporter ATP-binding protein: MARLLAEQLYKRYNNRNVVDGVGLQVDTGEVVGLLGPNGAGKTTSFYMLVGLIRADKGDIYLDDQRITYQPMHRRARLGIGYLAQEASVFRKLSVADNLRAVLQIRDDLTDGQIELMIDELLAEFNINHLRKQLALGLSGGERRRVEIARALASEPQFILLDEPFAGVDPISVLELQKIIAHLKQRGIGILITEHKVRETLEICDRAYILNDGKVIAEGVSRELVDNAEVRRVYLGDKFSL, translated from the coding sequence ATGGCGCGTTTGCTTGCCGAGCAGTTGTACAAGCGCTACAACAACCGTAACGTGGTTGATGGTGTCGGTTTGCAGGTCGATACCGGCGAAGTCGTCGGCTTACTCGGCCCCAACGGCGCCGGTAAGACCACCAGCTTTTACATGCTGGTCGGTTTGATTAGGGCGGATAAGGGCGATATTTACCTGGACGATCAGCGCATCACCTACCAGCCGATGCATCGGCGGGCTCGCTTGGGGATAGGCTATCTGGCCCAAGAAGCGTCGGTGTTTCGCAAATTGAGCGTGGCGGATAATTTGCGGGCGGTGTTACAGATTCGCGACGACTTGACCGACGGTCAGATCGAGCTAATGATTGACGAACTGCTGGCGGAATTTAATATCAACCATTTGCGCAAGCAACTGGCGCTGGGCTTGTCCGGCGGCGAGCGGCGCCGGGTTGAAATCGCCCGTGCCTTGGCCAGCGAGCCGCAATTTATTTTGCTGGACGAACCGTTTGCCGGCGTCGATCCGATTTCGGTGCTGGAATTGCAAAAAATCATCGCGCATCTGAAGCAGCGCGGCATCGGTATTTTGATTACCGAGCATAAGGTCAGAGAAACATTGGAGATATGCGATCGCGCCTACATCCTGAATGACGGCAAGGTTATCGCGGAGGGTGTATCCCGCGAACTGGTCGACAATGCGGAAGTGCGCAGAGTGTATCTGGGCGATAAATTTAGCTTATAG
- the lptA gene encoding lipopolysaccharide transport periplasmic protein LptA, with translation MKLSKMLGWSLLWLAPAVVALESDSEQPIYIDSNNAVYDEKTQVSTYTGGVVATQGTIRIDADQLVVYLKDGAITKLIATGKPSRFKQLPAVGKDEMHGEGLVNEFYPEKNLLIFMKNASVWQGDAKQSSEYIEYDTKNSLLKAGEQSTDGKRVHSVIQPKTKKAP, from the coding sequence ATGAAATTAAGTAAAATGCTGGGTTGGAGCCTGTTATGGCTCGCGCCGGCGGTCGTTGCGCTGGAGTCGGATTCGGAACAACCGATTTACATCGACTCGAACAATGCCGTCTACGACGAGAAAACCCAGGTCAGCACCTATACCGGCGGCGTCGTCGCGACGCAAGGCACGATTCGTATCGATGCCGATCAGTTGGTGGTTTACCTGAAGGACGGAGCCATCACCAAGCTAATTGCCACCGGTAAGCCGTCGCGCTTCAAACAGTTGCCCGCCGTCGGCAAGGACGAAATGCACGGCGAGGGCTTGGTCAACGAATTCTACCCGGAAAAAAATCTGCTGATTTTCATGAAGAACGCCTCGGTTTGGCAGGGCGACGCCAAACAGTCCAGCGAGTATATCGAGTACGATACCAAGAACTCGCTGTTGAAGGCCGGCGAGCAGAGCACCGATGGCAAGCGGGTGCATTCGGTGATTCAACCCAAGACCAAAAAGGCTCCGTAA
- the lptC gene encoding LPS export ABC transporter periplasmic protein LptC produces MKGRIRNLAVYAYVALAAALSWWLAEMHELRQEQIKIEENSPDFFSEVYYKQEMGLDGIAKNELSAERMQHFKTDGSTHLQKPVMTLYNPNQMPWVIKADSGVMAADGEHLQLNGTVFINREASKTNAALTVNTSDLRVNLASHYAETAAWAEIIGPPNKTAGIGMEATFVSPIHLKLLSKVKGRYEIK; encoded by the coding sequence ATGAAGGGACGCATCCGCAATCTGGCCGTGTACGCTTACGTCGCGCTGGCGGCGGCGTTGTCCTGGTGGCTGGCGGAAATGCATGAGCTGCGTCAGGAGCAGATCAAGATCGAGGAAAACAGTCCCGATTTTTTCAGCGAGGTCTATTACAAACAGGAAATGGGTCTGGACGGTATCGCTAAAAACGAGCTGTCCGCCGAGCGGATGCAGCATTTTAAAACCGACGGCAGCACCCATTTGCAAAAGCCGGTGATGACGCTGTACAACCCCAACCAAATGCCCTGGGTGATTAAAGCCGATAGTGGCGTGATGGCCGCCGACGGCGAACATTTGCAATTGAACGGCACGGTTTTTATCAATCGGGAGGCGTCCAAAACCAACGCGGCGCTGACCGTCAATACTTCGGATTTGCGGGTTAATCTCGCCAGCCATTATGCGGAGACAGCGGCTTGGGCCGAAATTATCGGCCCGCCCAATAAAACGGCGGGAATAGGTATGGAAGCGACTTTCGTCAGTCCGATTCACCTGAAATTGTTGTCCAAAGTGAAAGGTCGCTATGAAATTAAGTAA